The window GAGTTATTGCAAGTTCCTGATGTCCTTGAGGTCATAAACTGGATGGgctgggtaatgggtcaaaaaagCAGGGAGTTTTTAACTGCAGGTAGAAGCAAGTTGTCTGAGTTTGGCCCGACTAGCCAACACATCTGTATCCATTTTCTAAATTTAGTACAAATTAGATTGTAACAAACACGATAACGAAAATGATCTAAACTGTTCTTTTAAGGAGGTTTAGGAAGTTTTTATTAGATCACTTTCAGCTTGTCTCCTTTTAAAGTAAAACCTTTGTGTAGACCATTTAACCTCATTAAAAACAAATCATAACCCGATcacccatttataagtaaatggatCTATATTGCAGTATTGCACATCTAATTATGGTACTACAGATAGTAAACATGTAAGTGATATGTGCGTACCATACAATATAGCCCCTATAAATGCATCTCCAGCACCTGTTGTATCCACAAGTTCCAATTCTGGTATCTTCTCAGCTTTTCCAAGAAATAGTCTACCGCATATAGTCCCTACTCCTTTGGCTTGCAATATTGTAATATCCTGAACCGTGGGAATAAAAATGTAACAACATTGTTAACATCACAATTTAGCCTTTTTAGAAGAGAAGAAGGaattttcatcatataaaaGCTAATCATAATGGACGAGACTTGAAATTACTAGCAATCTTCATTCTTGGTGACTAGAAGGTTACTGCCAGTAACACAAATATTTTCGACTCTCAAGTAGTCTGACAAACAAACTAATCATAGTAACACATTAATGTGCAAAAGGGGCTTACTGAAGGAACACATGTAGGACCACTTTTCACACTATCAATTTTCTGCTTCAACTGTTCAACCATATTGTCTACATCCATTTCTTCAGCTTGACTATCTTCTGCTGGAAGTGAAGTGAACAGTACAAGCTCTCATAACTAAGATTAGAATGCTAACCAATGATAGGGGAATACAAAtgataatgaaaaagaaaaaagaggaaaaatgaaaaagaaaaagaagtggTTCTGTAGTTGTCCACAAAGATAGAAGTGAAGGGTGAAAGGGAATTAAAAACTGTAGTTCCCAAGCTCACCAGCTATACTCCTCTCGAGCATCATGCAACCATCTGAACCCAAAGTCACAATGACAAACTTGACCTTTGGCAACCTTAAAAGCATGGAAACAAGCGCGCTTGGAACAGTTGGAGCATTACTCCATGCctgaatatataaacaaacataaatatgtATGGAAACATGGAAATATGCAGCAAAGCTACCACATTTATTTAGGTCAAATGGTCAATTTTTGGTTAGAAACATTCCAACTCATTTTATTCAAAAGATAAGTGATGAACAAAATATTTCGTCATTAGACAGATTACTGCATAGAATCATTGCATATACATTGAGTCCTTGACAAGCACAAAAAAGTTTAGAAAACCTGCGGAAAATTATGACCTGCATCATGAATTATCCTACAGATGCTGCAACTTCTCTTAGTATCAAAACATATACTGCCCATGTTCGGTAAATGTTGCTAATCATTTCTTTGGAATGTTCAGATCTGGTTGCTACATTGTCTTGACTCTTGATCCATCACAAGATTTTACCCTAAACTTTTCAAAAGAAGGTTTCTTACAGATTATATATTGGTTTTCTGATATTTGTGGGGGTAGAAGCTGTGTTTGATATGCTAGCCTTTCCAATATGAGCAGATAAATAACATTACTAGCaatgaaaaagttcaaaacttcaTTCATGTGTAAATTGTAGTAGTCAGACAGAGAAATTTTGATTTCTAGTTTTGAAAATGCGACACTTAAATACATGGATGAAGCAAGTAAAGGTAGGTACATCTAGAAAGAAAACTATAAACAGATAAACTGGAAAAAGGATCAGCTTGCCTGTGGAAGTTTTGCCGAGCACACAACATAGTCTGATAAATGTAGAAATTCATCCAACCCTTCCCTTAGCCTTTCAGCATCAATTAATATAGGTATACTCCTTCGGTTCGCCTGCACTGGAAACATTTTAACAAATAATCATTTATATCAGGCATAAACCAAACAAGAGAGAGGGTCTATCACTTGTACAAGGCTGTGTCAATTTGGGCTATGCAGCCTATGCTTTATCTTTAACAGGTCAAATAGGCCAAATAATCAATGACTTAAGAAAACGGGTCATATGAGCTGAAAAAATCACCTGTATATGACTTTTTATGTCAGAAACCTCCTAAATCAAATTACAAgataaaatatgttaatattgcAATGACACAGATAGTTTAACCATCTTAAGACTTTGCATTTACAGAACAGATAATaaactctattttttttaaaaataaaaatagattaaaaagaagaaaaaaaaaagagattaaaaCAACAAAGACCCAATCCCTAGACGGGGTACGGGGGAGGttagctgtagacagtcttaccccgacccaaaggtagagagactgcttccataaggacctccggccacaaagaggtgaaataaaaataaaaagaaaaaagaaaaaaaataaaaaaagaagaaaataaaataaaaataaataaataaagaataaagaataaataaaaagaaagaaaaaaatatatataaataaataaaaagagaaaaaaaagattgtttGGGTCAGCCCAATCCTACACTAACCCAATTTGACTCGTACCAGAGATTAACAGTTCTCACATATTACCCAACCCACTCATTTTTACCACCTCTAGTAACACTATAGATTGATCATGGATACATCATACATCACACTctatttgaaacttgaaagacaTGATAACTAATGGGCTCACTACAACTTACACCCTACTAAGATAGCAAATAGTGATTGAATATATCCTGTTAACATAGGAAATTCCTTATATGATAGAAAGTGATTTCCAATCGTAAGAGAACACAACTTTGTTTACATCATCTATTGTAAATCTCACCAACCAGAATGTTGAAGGGTTTGGTATAAGCATGTCTAATACAACTTtgttttcatcatctttttctGGATCCCACCAATCAGAATGCTCAATTACCATTTAATTAAGATCTTTTTAATGACATGATATATTGCATAGAATTTATCCATAAAAAATACTGACTGATTAACACTCCTTAAATTTAAGTTATAAGCGGGATCATGTATCAAAGTAAACTTTAAGAGTTACATATTTAAATAGGATTACCATTTGGTTAGTAACATAAGTACAAAAACTGACATCCATAATGTTAAAGGTTAACCAAACTTAAATATACTAATTACAactaaacttttttgtttagTCTAACAATCAATTAGACAATTAACCATACATCATTTATGTATAAGAAAACCTTTGATGATAATGTTTTATCcaaatgaatatgacatgtactatttatgatatagtttgAGGGTCCTTTTAGAATACCAACTAACCAAGTATCACCTGGGCTGTAATCAAGTTAAATAGCAATAGACGGCTGGTTTCTAACCATAATGCCTCACAGCTCACAATTGCACATGGGGAGGTATTTAATGACTATAAATACTTGGACGAAAAAGAAGATTACGACAAGCAAAAAGAGAACTAAGAATATTAGACATCACAACACTCACCTCATGTGCAATAACTAAAGCAGTTTCATGCAGTCGCACATCAAAATAAGCAAGACTCACTCCCTTCAAAGCAGATACCAAAGTTGAGCTTTTGAGGTCATCTGGAATCATTGGAGGCGACCCTGGAGTATGAATGCAAGTTCGAGTTTTCCTGGAAAGAGCGGTATTCATTGAACTAATTAGACAataattgttttggttttgcAACTGCAAGCAAATACTGATATAGATCTGGTTGATCAATTTTACACTACAAactacaaaaagttaaaaaatttcgATGCAAAGCCATTAGGTTATTAGGGAACACGGCACTTCTTTCAGCAAGAATAGCCAAAACAAGTTTAtagttcaacaaaaaaaatattttaaaaaaagatgatgaaaCATGATGAAAACGAGTGTCCCGTACATAGTTGGTCACTTGATCATACATGGCAGTTTATGAGGAGGTATTAGGTaataagagagaaaaaaaagaggaaTCAGGCCATAATTTAGGTACCCTTACGTTTGATTATCAACAATCACATAGGTAAATGGTGAATTTCCTTCTTCAGAAACCTGCACACAAATAAATATACTGATATATTTGTAATGAAAAGTATCGACAGTTCATGCTACACACAAGTATAGCATAAGCATTTGTAGTTTTGTACAGTCTACTGAAATTAGAATTATGTGTTCCAGACTTCCAGTTACATGTACGGGCAGACAAAAAGAAATCTAGAAAGGAACATCAACggagaagtatatatataaagctgtGGTTGTTTAATAACCTTTAGGTTACAACCTCCTAACTTTCATGCAACTTATGTTATGAAATACTTTCTTTATCAacaaaaagtacattaaaaaagGCATATCCGAAAAGAAAGCCAATGGTGGTTACATCAGGGATTCCGataaaattttacataattgaACGAAATTGTTGTTGGAAGTATACATATTATTGGAACGAAAATGGCTGGGGTGAAAATAGTAGTTGGAATTCAAATAAATGACAAGCTCATCTACCGACTGTAAATACAAGCTTATCTACCAGGTTGAATTCAACTATCATATTCAATTGagctattaaataaaaataacctatCAATGAGTTATTAAATTGTCAACTACCAAATTCATTGAGCTATTTACATGTATACAATCTACAAGCATTTGAGTTTATAGTTGTGCATACTATTTAATTCATTCATCTAGCACACacttattatttataaagaacaaaaatgacGCACCCGAGAGGCATAGTCTAGTTTAGAAAACTATTGGGAAGGCTGACTTTGGCATAAAGTTCGTGATTCCGGGCAATCTGGATCATATTTGTACAGCGATCCGAATCGCCCAATCAGGAACGAAAGTTATGGATACGCTAGTGATCCCTGTGACTATGGACCACACGATACATGTTGCTTTAACTGATTAGGTGACTCTATACCTCTATCTTGCAAACTAGCAAGTCTCAGCACAACGATATGGTACAAGATTGTACTACATAAATTATTCTCTTTAATATTCATGTTTGTTACCACAAAAAAGGAGACATCTACACCATCAGCTTGTAATTCTTCCAATGCTCCTCTCCCTTGAGCATCGTTGGCAACCTGACAAGTAAGCACACGTGGAAAAACTCAGTAGAGCCAAGCAAGATAGTCTGAAAAGCTATAGCTTACCATTGGATAAAGACCCACAACATGAAAAATCAACGAGGCATAACTAATTCTAGAGCAAAGTCTTCAACATATATAGTGTACATAATCCATACCTTGGATATCAACCTAGCATTTAATCCTAACCGAGCTGCACAAGTTAGAGCATTTCCCGCATTGCCACCGCCTTGAACCTGAGAGCAAATTTGATTGAATTTACCTCTCAGGTCTCAGCCAATGCTATGGCCAGTATGAATCtcaataaaacaaactatattCTACAATATTATACCTTCATGCTAGTACTTCTAATCTTATCATCCGGTTTAGGAAAAGACGCAACAGTCGCCAATAGATCCACCGATACACCACCAAACCCTAactacacacatacatacatatatattactattaGCATCAgtcaattatataatattataatgaaaaacaaaaaacactaaAGGCAAGTAGAAATGCATACTACTGTTGGAGCATCAGGCTGATTTGATGTAGATGACATATTTGCCCTAAATATGTACCTCCgatgagtttatatatattattatacttgaatatatatatacatatatatatgtgtgtaggAAGTAAATGTGTGTACCTGGGGGTGAGTGATGAAGAGGAGCGTGAAGAAGAGGAGGGGAAACTGGGAAGCATGGCGGTGGAAGAGTATATAGATGACATTTTGTAAGCTGGATGTGGTGGCGCGTGGCGTCACGCGCAGTAAACTGGTTTATTTGTCTAGTTGGAAATGAAATGGCGGATAAAGCAAAGTCTGATACTGACCAAGTACAAACTATGCTAGACTGCTAGAGCGACCAACATTTTATGAATTTCTACAAAAATAGATTGATATGTGAGATGGTTTAATGAAAcaagagaaagaaaatataaagatgATTTAGTTGGTGAAAGTTGTGTTTTAGAAAAAGTTATTTATACAAAGTTTGTAAGCATAAAATTACTCTAGTTATAAGAGAGGGTTATGTCGCCGCCACTCATCCCATGGAATATACAATTTCTTATTACGGTTGCTATACTACAAGTAATAAtacgtaataaaaaaaaagagtatattGTTAGTGAGAAAATCACATCGTTACGATACTGTGAAATGCTCCATCAAGTCGTGTTAAGAATGGTCTCAACCAAACTTCTAGCAACTTTAGATTGATTCATGGAATCCACGTGTTGTATCATTAATATTGCATCAATAAGAACTGAACATCAATAACTATATTTCGTCTTAAACGATGAACAATGAACACTATATCACGTCATAATCAATGTTGTAAATAAAAACATGGAAGGTAGTTTCTTTCTGTATGGTTATAGTGgtcaaaaaagttatttaaataaaacatgttaGCTGCTTCAATCGTTTCTAAGCAAGAAATTGTGTCGAATGTTGTCTCAAGTGGATAGCAACCTATTACTCGAAGGTGGAAGAACAACTCATTCTAACTTTGCTATTAACGAAACATTATTTTGTTGTATTCGTCCTAATAGTGATTctgttaatttaatatataagataaaactCAATATTCGGAGATGAAGCCCCCATCATAAGCATTTGAATCCTTGgaaaaaattagtttttgtgGTGATTTTACACAAGTGTAAcaattaaaatgtaaacaatgtttgaaaattttgattttggacAAGAATGAAAACGTTATGAATATCACGAAAAATGCTATCTATAAGGaggttttgacccatttataattcaaattatgtttttaagTACCCTATGATTAAATCCTTTTacttttccaactttttctttgtaataagaTTTAATATCTTCCATTTTGTTGACAATTTTGTTTGAATCTACACAAACGACTATTTTATGACTTATAATCAGAGGCGGTACCTAAAAAAATCCCTGAgggaaaaaattaaaaagttaatgaaaaataaatctaaaatggTGCAAAACGTTAAAACCTAACATTtagaaatatatgaaaaattttaaaatacaagataaaatttaaattttaagggGGGCATTGAACCCCACCCCACCCCCATTGCCTATAAACATTTACATCAACTTCTACGACTCTTTgtattatatatcatttacgataaattaataaaaaaataaggtaTAAATGTGTAACGCATTAAACTAACCTAGTTGTATATTAGCACTCTTCCATGCCGTATTCTCAAAAAATCTGCAAGTACTATACAACCCCTTCAAAGATTTAAATTATGCATACCAAAATCTATACGTGACAAAGAATCATAAGGTCACACATAACTTGACAATAAGTGTAAAGCACTTAGTCATTCTGTCAACCCAACCATCTTTCAAACATGATCCATAAGccaaaccaaacccaaacctTCCAACCCCAACAACAATAATCCAAACGCACAGACCTGTTGACCAAGTCacagacaaagaagaaaaacaaaaaccaacatACTCAGACATAATAGCTATACACCCGATTCTGACACATTGACACCAAATGTCCTCCTTGTATCTCCAAAGAATTACCCAAGAAATGTATATCCCATACAGACTATGATTATCATTTCATCTAGTAATCAGTGTGCGTTAATCACAAGAAAAAGCTAATAAGTAatcagtttttaaaaaaagtcaaacaagCACATATTTATGAATACAGTGTAACTGtatatgaaaagtgaaaaagggACAGTTTTACTACATTACAACCTCATGTTCTACCCAAGTAAACTTACCATATGATCTAGTACCTAACCTCATTTAAGCATATAGTTTATACACTTTAACGACCAAAAGCCAAATCTTGAAGTCGTATATACTGTGTGACAGAACAATAAAAGTTTATTGTAAACAAATGCAGGGTAATTGCTTGATTTCAAAACCCATTTGCTCATACAGTTTTGTAGCATTGGCaagaatttaaagtctattggAAGATTCTGACTGACTGTTGACATCATTAATATATACAGCAGGTAGCCTAGAGATGTTGCAGGTGCCATGGCTGAATAAGGGTCAAGATCATTGACCTTTAAATTAGTCAAATAATGAGTCTATTGTGAGACCTCAGATACTCACAAAGCCCTCCAAAGTAAAGGTCACAATTTTGACATGCTTATTCTTGACGGGTTGGGTATTATCTCTGAAGTGTGTCAAGTGAGTAGCATTGCAAAAATTTACTAAAATGAAAACACATCAAAAGTTCCCAACATATACTTTTAGTGCCTTAGAATCATCTTTTCATTCTAAAATTAGATTgattatcatataaatacaagtttttgtgATCATCTTTACTTAACTTATAGtccaaaaatatttatacacGAAACATAAGTGTTTTGGGCCACCCTAAACTGATGGTAAAAGATTACCTGTTTTTACCAAAACCAAACTTTAACTGGTTACCCAGCCTACGCGAACCAATTGTTTTGCCAATTCTAAATACCTCGCCAGTTAAAAAAGTGCACACCCACGAAGAGAACGTCTTGTCCTCAATAAAATAGCAGGTGACAAAGTCGCTTCATTATTCTAATGCCACAAATACTACTGGAAATATAAGGTTGGTGACTATTTAATGAAATGTTAAAATTTCACAATACAAGATCTAGGTCATTTATAACTTGCCATACAAAAATAGTTTATACTAGCTCTAATGATGTCAACCCATTTATGGTTACCTATGAACGGGTCAATTTggtttatgttttatctctaccAGATTAGAACTAGAAATGCATTTCTAGTCCTTCTATTTTCAACCGACGTTTCTATCTAATAATAACcaatggatttccatttagacttgttttaaTAAAATGCGTATAAAAGGCGTGAACATGAAGTGAGAAGGCGTGAACTTGAAGAGAGACGTCAAAGAATGGAGGAGTCCGCACGAGTTTTTGAAAGGATGCATATGAGAAATGTATTGACACAGATGTTTGTCTCCGACTTTTAAAGGTGCTTGGTTTGGTTAATTTTCTCGTCTTTGAGACCTTGGTCCAAGGCTATAAGAACGGTATTAACcttgtaattattatttttgagaCCTTGGCCCATGGCTATAAGAACGGTATTAAccttgtgattattatttttgagaCCATGGCCCAAGGCTATAAGAACGATATTAACTTTCTGATTGTATTTCCAACTAAATACCACTCGCAGATTAAATACAAAGAAGTTCTTTTCAATACTGATTGGAACAATTGCAACTTAATGTCGGACCAAAGTTTGCACTCATTCATGTAACACAAAAGGTCCTCAAAAGATATTACTATATTAGTGAAGTGTGTACACGTTTGTATAAAGAATGCCATTAAATGGTATATCTAGGATTGCAACTATTTTAGCTATGTATAAAAGAATCTAGTTAATTATTTCCCATtgtgaccatcaaagtttactaGATTGAATATCCATTGTTTTTCCACAGAATTCGCCGAGCCAAACACTTTTGGAACATGATTTTAAGGAACAAAACCACGCACCCGAGAGGCCCATTAAGGTTTAGAAAACTATTGGGACCGCTAAATTTGGAATACAATTTGTAATCCCAACTCCTAAGCGATTCGGATCGCCTGCTCTAGAACGAAGATTGTGGGCACTCTAGTGATCCCTACTGTGACTATGGACCACACGAACCTACCACATTTCCAACCAAAAGgaatacaaaaatgaaaaagttagACAAATCAGACAATAGATGATGTTCAACAAAGATGTTATAAACTCAACTTCTTGTCTGAAATGTAAAAACCAATATATTGTTTAGAGTCaactaaactaaaaaaatcaacatattcATTCCATTCATTCTGTTCTATTCTTTCTATTCCCTATAATGAGGGACATCTCTTCATACAATACAACCCAGCCCAAACCTATTTTACCTCCAAAACCTGAGTTTATACATTTTCCAGTTCTGTACATTtccaaaacaaactaaaaataaaaaccttcaCTCCAACAAGGCTTTGAAGGATGCCTACTCCCACCATGTTCACTCATACTTCCTGTTAATCTGTATAACCCTGACCTGATTCGGCCCGTCCTAAGCGGGCCGGACCTATTTTCAAGACCAGTGATAGCAGAATCCTCGTCCACTTCATTAGAACTCGAGTTATAGGCCATTGTTGTAAAGAGAGGAGAAGCATTGTCATATAATAAACGCCGCGATACTTCTCCACCGGTGTTCCACCAGCTGCCATCACCTTTAGAGTCGGATTCTACTGCAGAAGAGTCCCGTTGAGTAGTGGTGTCATCTTTTTCATTGTATATGAGTTTCAGTGCTTGGACTACTTCACCCATGAATGGTCTTTGAGCCACCTCAGGGTGCACACACATGGAAGCTATTGCAGCCACTTTAGCCATGTCCTTGAAGTCGCAGGTACGGGCAAGGGTTGGGTCGACTAAGCGGTGAAGACCTTCTTCGGTTGTGAGAAGCGAGCGAGCCCAAGTCACGAGATTTTCTTCACCAGAAAATTGAGACATGTCTACTGGTTTTCTTCCTGAGAGTAGCTCTAATAACACGACCCCATAACTGTAGACATCACTTTTGACCAGGAGATGGCCCGTCATGGCATATTCGGGGGCCACATAACTGTAACGTATTAAATAATTTGCAAGGACAATTCAGTCAATATAAGTATAAGCATATAAATCTCAAGTCAAAGACTTTATTAGGAACAATTTACTTTGACTAGGGGTGTTGACTATCCTGTCTAAACATGAGCCCAAACTCTGAGCTTAAACAAGCCTTTGAGCATATACGAGACacttggtatgtattttttcaACAAACTAAATATAGACTATAGTCTAGAGATGACaacatttacttatgaatggttCATTTGGATTACATTTCATCTCTGAGAGGTCAAATGCCTGTACTAGAAAAAAACGTTGATACATCGACTTAAAtgaaaacgggtcaaatggtGATCAAGAAAAATGTCCAAGGTATATCTTATTGCATAGAACCTcctaaataatattattaaacaGAGAAtatgatacgaacccatcccataataggctcgtatcatgccataagttaggtgtagaactcactcccaaaagctagctcaaaggaggaggggacacctaggcttataaaccaccaaccaatccgaTACTTGGCCGAGatgggatcatatcaataccccaccctttAAAGAGCAAACGTCCAcgttggtcacggttggcacccttctccttgggtccaagccaccactccaagtgttggaacctcgaaaggtagggctggctc is drawn from Erigeron canadensis isolate Cc75 chromosome 9, C_canadensis_v1, whole genome shotgun sequence and contains these coding sequences:
- the LOC122582350 gene encoding ribokinase-like isoform X3, encoding MSSIYSSTAMLPSFPSSSSRSSSSLTPRANMSSTSNQPDAPTVLGFGGVSVDLLATVASFPKPDDKIRSTSMKVQGGGNAGNALTCAARLGLNARLISKVANDAQGRGALEELQADGVDVSFFVVSEEGNSPFTYVIVDNQTKTRTCIHTPGSPPMIPDDLKSSTLVSALKGVSLAYFDVRLHETALVIAHEANRRSIPILIDAERLREGLDEFLHLSDYVVCSAKLPQAWSNAPTVPSALVSMLLRLPKVKFVIVTLGSDGCMMLERSIAAEDSQAEEMDVDNMVEQLKQKIDSVKSGPTCVPSDITILQAKGVGTICGRLFLGKAEKIPELELVDTTGAGDAFIGAILYGSHQLSSIGSSDRSSTSLGYPADAFFKLEAPSYHNGSVRGRKLGPGFRVCLFFLFYFIGFFWIDIVLLVPF
- the LOC122582350 gene encoding ribokinase-like isoform X1; this translates as MSSIYSSTAMLPSFPSSSSRSSSSLTPRANMSSTSNQPDAPTVLGFGGVSVDLLATVASFPKPDDKIRSTSMKVQGGGNAGNALTCAARLGLNARLISKVANDAQGRGALEELQADGVDVSFFVVSEEGNSPFTYVIVDNQTKTRTCIHTPGSPPMIPDDLKSSTLVSALKGVSLAYFDVRLHETALVIAHEEVSDIKSHIQANRRSIPILIDAERLREGLDEFLHLSDYVVCSAKLPQAWSNAPTVPSALVSMLLRLPKVKFVIVTLGSDGCMMLERSIAAEDSQAEEMDVDNMVEQLKQKIDSVKSGPTCVPSDITILQAKGVGTICGRLFLGKAEKIPELELVDTTGAGDAFIGAILYGSHQLSSIGSSDRSSTSLGYPADAFFKLEAPSYHNGSVRGRKLGPGFRVCLFFLFYFIGFFWIDIVLLVPF
- the LOC122582350 gene encoding ribokinase-like isoform X6, encoding MSSIYSSTAMLPSFPSSSSRSSSSLTPRANMSSTSNQPDAPTVLGFGGVSVDLLATVASFPKPDDKIRSTSMKVQGGGNAGNALTCAARLGLNARLISKVANDAQGRGALEELQADGVDVSFFVVSEEGNSPFTYVIVDNQTKTRTCIHTPGSPPMIPDDLKSSTLVSALKGVSLAYFDVRLHETALVIAHEANRRSIPILIDAERLREGLDEFLHLSDYVVCSAKLPQAWSNAPTVPSALVSMLLRLPKVKFVIVTLGSDGCMMLERSIAEDSQAEEMDVDNMVEQLKQKIDSVKSGPTCVPSDITILQAKGVGTICGRLFLGKAEKIPELELVDTTGAGDAFIGAILYAICTNMPPEQMLPFAAQVAAISCRALGARTGLPHLSDTRLTPFLN
- the LOC122582350 gene encoding ribokinase-like isoform X4, whose product is MSSIYSSTAMLPSFPSSSSRSSSSLTPRANMSSTSNQPDAPTVLGFGGVSVDLLATVASFPKPDDKIRSTSMKVQGGGNAGNALTCAARLGLNARLISKVANDAQGRGALEELQADGVDVSFFVVSEEGNSPFTYVIVDNQTKTRTCIHTPGSPPMIPDDLKSSTLVSALKGVSLAYFDVRLHETALVIAHEEVSDIKSHIQANRRSIPILIDAERLREGLDEFLHLSDYVVCSAKLPQAWSNAPTVPSALVSMLLRLPKVKFVIVTLGSDGCMMLERSIAAEDSQAEEMDVDNMVEQLKQKIDSVKSGPTCVPSDITILQAKGVGTICGRLFLGKAEKIPELELVDTTGAGDAFIGAILYAICTNMPPEQMLPFAAQVAAISCRALGARTGLPHLSDTRLTPFLN
- the LOC122582350 gene encoding ribokinase-like isoform X5, whose product is MSSIYSSTAMLPSFPSSSSRSSSSLTPRANMSSTSNQPDAPTVLGFGGVSVDLLATVASFPKPDDKIRSTSMKVQGGGNAGNALTCAARLGLNARLISKVANDAQGRGALEELQADGVDVSFFVVSEEGNSPFTYVIVDNQTKTRTCIHTPGSPPMIPDDLKSSTLVSALKGVSLAYFDVRLHETALVIAHEANRRSIPILIDAERLREGLDEFLHLSDYVVCSAKLPQAWSNAPTVPSALVSMLLRLPKVKFVIVTLGSDGCMMLERSIAAEDSQAEEMDVDNMVEQLKQKIDSVKSGPTCVPSDITILQAKGVGTICGRLFLGKAEKIPELELVDTTGAGDAFIGAILYAICTNMPPEQMLPFAAQVAAISCRALGARTGLPHLSDTRLTPFLN
- the LOC122582350 gene encoding ribokinase-like isoform X2 — encoded protein: MSSIYSSTAMLPSFPSSSSRSSSSLTPRANMSSTSNQPDAPTVLGFGGVSVDLLATVASFPKPDDKIRSTSMKVQGGGNAGNALTCAARLGLNARLISKVANDAQGRGALEELQADGVDVSFFVVSEEGNSPFTYVIVDNQTKTRTCIHTPGSPPMIPDDLKSSTLVSALKGVSLAYFDVRLHETALVIAHEEVSDIKSHIQANRRSIPILIDAERLREGLDEFLHLSDYVVCSAKLPQAWSNAPTVPSALVSMLLRLPKVKFVIVTLGSDGCMMLERSIAEDSQAEEMDVDNMVEQLKQKIDSVKSGPTCVPSDITILQAKGVGTICGRLFLGKAEKIPELELVDTTGAGDAFIGAILYGSHQLSSIGSSDRSSTSLGYPADAFFKLEAPSYHNGSVRGRKLGPGFRVCLFFLFYFIGFFWIDIVLLVPF
- the LOC122582350 gene encoding ribokinase-like isoform X7 — encoded protein: MSSIYSSTAMLPSFPSSSSRSSSSLTPRANMSSTSNQPDAPTVLGFGGVSVDLLATVASFPKPDDKIRSTSMKVQGGGNAGNALTCAARLGLNARLISKVANDAQGRGALEELQADGVDVSFFVVSEEGNSPFTYVIVDNQTKTRTCIHTPGSPPMIPDDLKSSTLVSALKGVSLAYFDVRLHETALVIAHEEVSDIKSHIQANRRSIPILIDAERLREGLDEFLHLSDYVVCSAKLPQAWSNAPTVPSALVSMLLRLPKVKFVIVTLGSDGCMMLERSIAAEDSQAEEMDVDNMVEQLKQKIDSVKSGPTCVPSDITILQAKGVGTICGRLFLGKAEKIPELELVDTTGAGDAFIGAILYDDQINNF